The following coding sequences lie in one Fusarium poae strain DAOMC 252244 chromosome 1, whole genome shotgun sequence genomic window:
- a CDS encoding hypothetical protein (BUSCO:43741at5125), whose amino-acid sequence MKGQPVDQLVYECMFPRPKSNDPQNFHMLLQRNLIPEVRQETHAFYGHLDTQEAKYPGLDYTHKTHRIRLSRWPWHRRLFRAFDNLQLTASEIAGLTKWEGTKWAKEKYEKEQGYIIHDTTADGFPDWTDIQHLPRASRSHSAEVGYMGLDDLDNDMDVESEDELDSVGVELNERLRDGVARREAGDTSAVLDEEWEQWLKNAIESGEISFLNDHVFHESDTVPAALFPPGLLSTARAGQWGEIPESLHRILRRTLQSEDPNRPQQIQASTRSQTSAPLLQNRYSMDSRLIRSSYLRLPVGDSSSGRTGTSNA is encoded by the coding sequence ATGAAAGGCCAACCCGTCGACCAGCTCGTCTACGAGTGCATGTTTCCTCGTCCCAAGAGCAACGATCCACAAAACTTCCATATGCTACTCCAGCGTAACCTAATTCCAGAGGTTCGTCAGGAAACCCACGCTTTTTACGGTCATCTCGACACCCAGGAAGCGAAATACCCTGGCCTCGACTACACCCACAAGACCCATCGTATTCGTCTTTCTCGCTGGCCATGGCATCGACGCCTTTTCCGCGCTTTCGATAACCTCCAGCTTACAGCCTCCGAAATCGCGGGCCTGACCAAGTGGGAGGGAACAAAATGGGCCAAGGAAAAATATGAGAAGGAGCAGGGATACATTATTCATGACACCACCGCCGATGGATTCCCCGACTGGACCGATATTCAACATTTACCTCGTGCTTCTCGCAGCCATTCCGCCGAGGTTGGCTACATGGGGCTCGACGACCTGGATAACGATATGGATGTTGAAAGCGAAGACGAGCTGGACAGTGTAGGCGTTGAACTAAATGAGCGTCTCAGAGATGGAGTTGCAAGACGCGAGGCTGGTGATACATCAGCTGTCCTCGACGAGGAATGGGAGCAGTGGCTCAAAAACGCCATCGAATCAGGTGAAATCAGCTTTCTGAACGACCATGTCTTCCACGAAAGTGACACAGTTCCTGCTGCGCTCTTCCCACCAGGTTTGCTTAGTACAGCACGAGCTGGCCAATGGGGCGAGATTCCCGAGTCTCTTCACCGCATACTTCGCCGCACTTTACAATCAGAAGACCCTAACCGACCCCAACAAATACAGGCGTCGACACGTTCTCAAACTTCGGCCCCTTTGCTGCAGAACCGATACTCTATGGATTCTCGATTGATCCGCAGTTCATATCTCCGCCTACCGGTCGGCGATTCTAGTTCAGGGCGCACAGGAACCTCAAATGCTTGA